DNA from Mycolicibacterium alvei:
TGGGCGGCCCACCATGTTGTAGCTCGAAGCCATGCTGTGTTGGTAGGCCCCGGTGCAGGCCACTGCCAGCAGATCGCCGGCATGGATGTCGGCGGGCAGCTCGGCATCGCGCACGATCTCGTCACCGGCCTCGCAATGCCGGCCGACCACAGTGGCCACGGTGGTCGGGCCCAGCGGATGACGATTTGCCAGGGCGACAGTGTATTTCGCTCCATACAGCGCGACCCGAGGGTTGTCGCTCATGCCGCCGTCGACCGCGACGAACGTGCGCCCGCCCGGCTGGGACTTCACCCCGCACACCCGGTACAACGTCACGCCCGCCCGGGCGCTGAGGGCCCGACCGGGTTCGACGACCAGCCGCGGTCGTGGAAATCGCTCGGCCGCACAGGCTGTGGTCAATGCGTCGTCGACGACCGTGGCGAATGCGCTCACATCGAGGGCCGCGTCCCCGCGGACATACGGAACCCCATGGCCGCCACCGATGTTGAGCTCGGTCAGCAGTACGCCGTGTTCGGTACGGATATCGGCCATCGCGCCGATCAGCCGGTGCACAGCCTCGCCGTAGGGCGCGGGATCGCTGATCTGCGAACCGATGTGGCAGTGCAAACCGACCAGTTCGAGGTTCGGAGTGGCCAGAATGCGGGCGGCGGCGCGGGCGGCCCGGCGGTCGGCCAGGGCGAAGCCGAACTTCTGATCGGTCACCCCGGTGGTGACCGCTCGATGCCCGTGGATGTCGATGTCGGGGGTGACCCGGATCAGTACCTGCTGGGGCCGACGGACCAACCCGGCCAGGTAGGTGATCTCCATCGGGGAGTCGATCACGATGCGGCCGACACCGACGTCGATCGCATTGCGCAGTTCGTCACAGGATTTGGCGTTGCCGTGCAGCACGATGCGCGCCGGGTCGACCCCGCCGGCCAACGCAGTGGCGAGTTCGGCCGCCGAGCACACATCCAGACCGAGACCTTCCTCGGCAACCCAGCGGGCCACGGCGGTGGTCAGCAGCGACTTGCCGGCATAGACCACAGCGGCCTGGGGCAGCGCCGCCCGGTAGCGCCTGGCGCGGGTCCGGAAATCGTTCTCGTCCAGCACGTAGGCCGGGGTGCGGTACTCGTCGGCGATGTCGGTCAGTGCCACCCGACCGACGGTGATCCGGCCCAGTTCGTCGACACCCGTGGTCAGCGGCCAGATGTTCGGATCGAGTCGTGGTCGGATGCTGCAGCGCAGCGAAGGCAGGATGTCCAGCAGGGTCATGACTCCAACGTGGACCGCGCCGGCCGGGTTGTCAGTGGGCTTGACGATCCCTTGACACCGATCCGCTCAATCTTGACGGTGACCGGTTACTTCGGCGCGGCCTCGCGAGCGAGTCGCTTGTTTTCGGCGGTGAGATAGCAGCCCGTCACGACCTGCAGAACGGCATTGACCTGTGAGCCGAACGACAACCGGCCACCCTCGCTGTCGGCGATGGTCAGATCGGTCGACTCGTCGCCCACGGGGTTTTCGGTGCGCCCGGTGACGTCGGTGTAGCCGTGCCTGGCGGCGATGTCGATGACGGCCTGCGATGCCCGGTCCCAGAGCGCCGCCGGCACGGGGACTTTCGAGACCCAGTTGCGGCCGAAATAGCGTTCGCCGTCGGTGGATCCGAATTCACCACATTCACTGCTGCGTTCATCGCGGTTCGGTAGCCAGGTCGAGCCCGGCACGATCCGCGATAGTTCGGTGGTGACCTCGGTGATCATCCGGTCACGGTCGGCGAGGACTTCTTCGGCGTCGCGGCGGGACAGCAAGGCGCCGAGTTCCTTTGGCGTGCCGAAGCCGTAGTCGCCCTCGGCGGGACCTGTGTACTCGGACTCAAACATCGCACCACAGCCGGTCAACGCGACGGCCAGTAAGAGCGTGATCACCAGACGCCACATCAATCCTCCACCTTCACGTAGTTGTCGTCCTGTCCCAACCCTGCCACGACCACAGCCTGGTTGTAGAGAGCGGTGGTGTTCAGGAAGGAGTACTGGCTGTGCCCGGTCGACTCCTCGCGTGGGCCCAGCGCCGTGGTCTCGGAGTTGGTGGACAGGTCGGTGAACCCGGGCAGGCTTGACGGGATCGTGGCACCGTATCGGCGCAGGTTGGCGACGGCATCGTCCTTGGCGTGCTCGACGAATACGTGCCCTTCGGTCAGATGCAGATCCGACGGTGTGGTCTGGCTGGCGAACTGCCACACGTCGGTTTCCAGTCCCGGCGAGCCCATGAACACGACATCGTCGGTGGCGGTGCCGCGCTGCAGTGCCTCGCTCGCGAGGGTCGAACCATAGGAATGCCCGAGCACGGTGAGATGTGGATCGGTGTCGCGGGAGCTGTCCAGACCGTTGATGAACGACGCCAGTTCGGGCGCGTTGTCGTCGGCGTAGTGGGCGTTGCCGGCCTGGGCGACATTGGACGGCGGTTCGTAGCCAAGCCATGCCACGGTGGCGACGGTCTCGTTGCCCTTGCCCGCCTTGTCCAGCACCCGCTCGGTCTCGCTCTTCAGCCATTCGGACTGCTCGACGTAGGTGGGAAGATCGTTGCCCTCGTCGGGTTTGTCATAGGTCACCGAACCGGTTCCGGGCACGTACACGCTGACGTGGTCGGCCGTGTCGACATTGCCGATCGCCACCGCAACCTTGGGTTCGTCGCCGTCGAAATCGAGCACCAGCAGCTGTCGGTCGTCCTTGGACAGGGCTTCGTCGATCGCGGCGATGGTGTCCTTTTCCTTATTGGTGAGGTCCGGATCGTTGCGCAAGGTCGCCAACCGGTTCCGGTTGGCCGCGTCACGAGCGGTGCCGGGCACCCCGTCAAGGTTTCCGACCCATTCCGGCCGTTCGGTGATGATCCGGTTCTGCTCGTCTTCGCTGAGCGAATCCCACCACTGATTCACCTCGGTGTCGGTGGCGCCGTCGGGCGGTTTGAGGCTGTCGAGGTCACGCTTGAACGGTGACGCCGCCGCATCGTCCATGATGTTGCCCGCCCGCGGTTCACTGCTCGACGCACCTTGTTCGACTGCTTTCGCAGTCGCTTTGTCGACGGAATCGAACTGCTGCAGAAGGGCTTTGAGTGTCGAGGTGTACGCGGCGGCCAGCTTGGGTGTCATCAGCTTGCTCGATCCCGCAGCCGTGACATTGCCGTCGTTGCCGACGTTTGCGCCGAGACTCATCGCCTGTTTGGCGACGTCGAGGATCTCGGTGCGCAGCGGCGTCAGGTTGGTGCCGCCGGATCGCAGTGCGGCCTGGATGTTCTGCAGGCGGGTACGGAGACCTTCCTGCTCTCCCAGATTCTTGTTGCCGCGCGCCTGCGCCGCGGTGGCCGCGGTGCCTTTCCAGCTGCCGCTCAGATCGGTGAGGGTATTGCGTTGGGTGTTGATCAGCCCGTCGAGCGGAGCGATCTTGCCCTGTAACTGGTTTGCGCCATCAGACAATGCGGTCGGATTGCTGGCGGTGACCACCGGGATGGTGACGGTCATCGGCGGTTTCCGCCCATCATTGCTCCTGTCTGGAAGATTGCCGTGAAAACGCTAGCAGCAGCCGGAGGCGGCTCGACGCGCCAAAATCAGGACCGGCCGAACGTCGTCGTACCGGTACCGGTGGCGACGAACCCGTTGCCCTTGACGGGATCGGCCATCCGGCAGGCCAACAAGATGTCGTCGGTGTGGATGCAGGTGGCGTTGCCCACCTCGAAGCGCTGACCGGCGGGCAGCATCGGCGCCTCGTCCTCGCGCAGGCCGTCGACGGGGCTGAGCGGAGCATCGGTGTGGGTGAAGCTCATCGGGATCGCGCCGTTGACGGTGCCGTAGCTGAACAGATGCGCGAGGTTGGCGTCATCGGGCGCCCCGACGAACGGCCCACGGCAGTCCAGGGCGTACATCGCCCGGTGCTGGGTGGTCATACAGACGAAGCCGTCGGGGGTGCGAAACCCCTGCATCGGAAAACCTTGACCCTCACGCAGGACGTAGTGCGCCGGATCCACGGCGGGGTAAGCGGCGAAGTCGGGCACACCGTCAGGCCCCAGGTGCGTCGCAATCGCGGTGTGCGGGGCCTCCCGGGTGGCGAGCCACAACCCGGCCAGCACTGCCGTCAGGACCGATACGACCGCCACCGCCACACGCACCATCGCTCCATGATCGCCCGGGGCAGATCGGGACGGAGCCGAATTCCCGGCCCCGTAGAATGGCGACATCATGACCGCACCGGGGTACAACCATGTCCAGACCCCGATTGCGGGTCTCGTTGAGCTGGCATTAACCGATCCGTCGCTGCAGGACGTTTTTCGCCGTGCCGTCGACCGGCCCGCAGATCTCGCACTCGTCGGCCCGGCCAGCGCCCGCGTGCTGGTCGCCGCCGGACTGGCCCAGCAGGGGCCGTTGCTGGTGGTCACCGCCACCGGCCGGGAAGCCGACGATCTGACCGCCGAGTTGCGCGGCGTCTTCGGTGACGCGGTCGCGCTGTTCCCGTCCTGGGAGACGCTGCCGCACGAGCGCCTGTCGCCGGGCGTGGAAACGGTCGGCGCCCGGTTGTTGCTGTTGCGCCGGCTCGCTCATCCCGACGACGAGACGCTGGGCCCGCCACTGCGGGTGGTGGTCACCACCACCCGATCCCTTTTGCAACCGATGGCCCCCGACGTGGTGAGTACCGAACCGGTCACCCTCGCAGTCGGCGCGGAGGCCGAGTTCGAGGGCGTGGTCGCGCGCCTGGTCGACCTCGCGTACACCCGCGTCGACATGGTCGGTAAACGCGGGGAGTTCGCCGTCCGCGGCGGCATCCTCGACATCTTCCCGCCCACTGCGGAGCACCCGGTACGCGTGGAGTTCTGGGGCGACGAGATCTCCGAGATACGGATGTTCGCGATCGCCGACCAGCGTTCGATCCCCGAGATTCCGGTGCAGAACGTGGTCGCTGTGCCGTGCCGTGAACTATTGATGACCGCCGAGGTGCGTGAGCGCGCCGCGGTGCTCTCTCAAGAACACCCCACCCACGAGAACAGCGTGCCGGGCAGCGTGCCCGAGATGCTGGCCAAGCTCGCCGAGGGAATCCCGGTCGACGGCATGGAGGCGCTGCTACCGCTGTTGCATTCGGTGCAGCCCACGACGCTGACACACCACCTGCCCGAGGGCGCCCCGGTGTTGTTGTGCGATCCGGAGAAGGTGCGCACCCGGGCGGGCGACCTGATCAAGACCGGGCGGGAATTCCTGGAGGCCTCGTGGTCGACGGCCGCGGTCGGCGGGGATGCCCCCATCGACATCGAGGCGCTGGGGGCATCCGGGTTCGTCCCGTTCGCGCAGGCGCGAGAAGACGCCGTCGCCGGCGGACACCCGTGGTGGACCCTGAGCCAGCTGCCCGACGGCAAGGCCACCGAACTCGACCTGCGGCCGTCGCCCTCGGCGCGTAGTCAGCAGAGCCTCGACGAGATCTTCGCGATGCTGCGTGCCCACGTGGCCACCGGTGGATACGCTGCGGTGGTCACCCCGGGTGCCGGAACTGCGCAACGCGTGGTGGAGCAGCTCGGCGAATCAGACACGCCCGCAGCAGTATTGGATCCGGGAGTCGCGCCCAAAGCCGGTGTGGTCGGCGTGCTCAAGGGTCCGATGCACGACGGTGTGGTGCTGCCGGGGGCCAACCTCGTCATCATCACCGAGACCGATCTGACCGGCAACCGGGTGACGTCCTCGGAAGGCAAAAGGCTTGCGGCCAAGCGGCGTAACGTCGTCGACCCGCTGGCGCTGACCGCCGGCGATCTCGTGGTGCACGATCAGCACGGCATCGGCAAGTTCGTCGAGATGACCGAGCGGGTGGTCGGCGGAGCGCGCCGCGAGTACCTGGTTCTGGAGTACGCCTCGGCCAAGCGGGGCGGCGGATCGGATCGCCTCTACGTGCCGATGGATTCGCTGGACCAGCTGTCGCGGTACGTGGGCGGCGAAGCGCCATCGCTCTCCAAGCTCGGCGGTAGCGATTGGGCCAACACGAAAACCAAGGCACGCAAGGCAGTTCGGGAGATCGCCAGCGAACTGGTGGCGCTGTACGCCAAACGTCAGTCGGCGCCCGGGCATGCGTTCGGCCCCGACACTCCATGGCAGAACGAGATGGAAGATGCGTTCGGTTTCACCGAGACCATCGACCAGATGACCGCCATCACCGAGGTCAAATCCGATATGGAGAAACCGGTTCCGATGGACCGGGTGATCTGTGGTGACGTGGGCTACGGCAAGACCGAGATCGCGGTGCGGGCGGCGTTCAAGGCCGTCCAAGACGGCAAACAGGTCGCGGTGCTGGTGCCGACGACGCTGCTGGCCGATCAGCATCTGCAGACCTTCACCAACCGGATGGCGGGTTTCCCGGTGACGGTCAAGGGGTTGTCGCGGTTCACCGATCCCGCGGAGTCACGCACCACGTTGGCGGGCATGAAGGACGGGTCGGTCGACGTGGTGATCGGGACGCACCGGCTATTGCAGACCGGTGTGACCTGGAAAGACCTGGGCCTCATCATCGTTGACGAGGAACAGCGGTTCGGCGTCGAGCACAAAGAGCACATCAAGTCGATGCGCACCCACGTCGACGTGCTCACCATGAGTGCCACGCCGATCCCGCGCACCCTGGAGATGAGCCTGGCCGGTATCCGCGAGATGTCGACGATCCTCACCCCGCCCGAGGAGCGTCACCCGGTGCTGACCTATGTCGGGCCGCACGACGACAAGCAGGTGGCCGCGGCGTTGCGCCGCGAGTTGCTGCGCGACGGGCAGGTGTTCTACATCCACAACCGGGTCCGCACGATCGACCAGGCCGCGGCGCGGATTCGTCAGATGGTGCCCGAAGCCAGGGTCGTTGTGGCGCACGGGCAGATGAACGAGGAGGCGCTGGAGAAGACCGTCGAGGGCTTCTGGAACCGTGAGTACGACATCCTGGTCTGCACCACGATCGTCGAGACCGGCCTGGACATCTCGAACGCCAACACGCTGATCGTCGAGCGGGCCGACACCTTCGGGTTGTCGCAGCTGCATCAGCTGCGGGGCCGGGTGGGGCGCAGCCGTGAACGCGGATACGCCTACATGCTCTATCCACCCAATTCGCCGCTGACCGAGACCGCCTACGACCGGCTGGCCACGATCGCCCAGAACAACGAGCTGGGTGCCGGTATGGCCGTGGCCATGAAGGACCTGGAGATCCGCGGTGCGGGCAACGTACTGGGCGCCGAGCAGTCCGGCCATGTGGCGGGGGTGGGTTTCGACCTCTACGTGCGGCTGGTCGGAGAGGCCGTAGAGGCCTACCGGGCCGTCGCGGACGGAAAAACCGTTGCCACGCCACAAGAAACGAAAGAAGTACGGGTCGACCTGCCGGTCGATGCGCACCTGCCGCCGGAATACATCGGCAGTGACCGGTTGCGGCTCGAGGGCTACCGGCGGTTGGCCGCCGCTTCGGATGAAGACGCGGTGCGAGCCGTCGTGGACGAACTCGTCGACAGGTACGGTCCGCTTCCGGTCGAGGTGCAGCGCCTGGTCGCGGTGGCGCGGCTACGGTTGCTGTGCCGGGAGTACGGCATCACCGAGATCGGCGCGGTGTCGGCGTCGACGATCAAGCTGTCACCGCTGGTGCTGCCCGATTCCGCGCAGTTGCGGCTCAAGCGGATGTACCCGGGGGCGCACTACCGCGCCACCACCTCGGTGGTTCAGGTGCCGATCCCACGCGAGAGCGACAGCATCGGCTCGCCGCGGATACGCGACCTCGACATTGTCCAAATGGTTGCCGGTCTGGTGCTGGTTCTCCATGGCAAAGGCCAGTCAGATGTTGATATAACGAAGTTCTCGCAGGTAACTGGGGAGGTGTGACCGTGACTGTCGTTCTGGTTGATCCCCGCCGCCCGTCGCTGGTCCCGGTCGAAGCGATCGAATTCCTGACCGGCGACGTGCAGTACACCGAGGAGATGCCGATCAAGGTGCCGTGGACGTTGCCCGCGGCCCGGCCCATCTACGGCGACGACGAGGGCGACCCGGCGCCGGTGCTGTTGTCTTCGGATCCCGAGCATCCGGCGGTCAAGGCCCGCTTGGCGGCGGGGGACCGGTTGATCGCGGCCCCGCAGGCGCAGGCGGGGGAGCGGCTCGTGGATGCCGTGGCGATGATGGACCGGCTGCGCACCGACGGGCCGTGGGAGAGCGAACAGACCCACGATTCGTTGCGTCGCTACCTGTTGGAGGAGACCTACGAGGTGTTCGACGCGGTCCGCGGCGGCAACGCCGACGAGCTGCGCGAAGAGCTCGGCGATGTGCTGCTGCAGGTGCTGTTCCATGCCCGCATCGCCGAGGATGCGCCCGTGCATCCGTTCAACATCGATGATGTTGCCGATTCGCTTGTCCGCAAGCTCGGTAATCGGGTGCCGGCAGTGCTTGCCGGAGAATCGATTTCGCTGGACGAGCAGCTGGCCCAGTGGGAGGAACGCAAGGCCCAGGAGCAGAAGGTGAAGGCCCGTGCGTCCTCCATGGACGACGTGCCCACCGGGCAGCCGGCGCTGGCGCTGACACAGAAGGTGCTGGCCCGGGTGGCCCAGGCCGGTCTGCCCGCCGACCTGGTGCCCGCGGCGCTGACGTCGGTGGTGATCGCGGCGGATACTGACGCTGAGAATGACCTGCGCAGTGCGGTTTTGGAGTTCATGGACACCGTGCGGTTGGTGGAGTCCGACGTTGCCGCCGGCCGCCGGGGTGAAGACGTTCCCGAGGAACTCGACGTGGCGCAGTTGGGGTCGATCACCGAGGATGAGTGGCGGTCCTATTGGCCGGGTGCGGTGGTCGAGGATTCAGCCGAGGACAATTCAGCCGAGCAGGACGAGTCAGCGTCGGAACCCGACGAGGAGGGTCACCCCGGCGATTGACGGCGTTCCGACTCCGTCTGCCGAGCTCGTAACACAGACCGATGCGCCCCTCCTGGTGGAGGGGCGCATCTGCCTGAGCGTCAAAAACTTTGACGGTCCGACTAGCTGTCGTTCTTGTCCTTGCCGCTCACCTTCTTGACGCCGTTGCTGATGTCTTTCTTCACCCGGTCGACCCGGTTCTTGACGTTCTCGCCGACCTGCTTGACCGCACCCTTGAGGTCACCCTGCTTGACTTTGTCGGCGACCTTGTTGGCCCGTTCCTGCGCGTGGGTGAGGCTCTTCTGGGTCTTGGTGACCTGTTTGGTGACCGTGGTCTCAACGTCCTTGCCGGTCTTGGTCACCACGCCGATCGGGTCGTTGAGAGCGGCAGTGGCCCCGTCGAACACCACGCCGCCGGTCGCGTCGTTGGCCGCGGCCAACACCTTGCCGACCGGCCGCTGCAGGTTGTCGAGCTGCTGCTGGCTGAGTGGCGCGGGGCCCTCGGGCAGCTTGGCCTCGATTCCGGTGAGGACCTTACTGACGTCGTCGCCGATCTGGCGGCTGACCGTCCGGATCGCCTTGCCGGGCTCGGTGGCGAGTTTGGCGGCGACCGTCTTGATCTCGGTGGGTACCTGAATGTCGTTGTCCTCCAGGAAAGTCACCGTGCGGTTGGTGACGCGTTGGACGATGTCGGTGTACTCCGAGCCCACACCCCGGCCCAGTTCGGCGAGGAGGTCGCCGGCCAGCAGGGCGGCCTGCTCGCGGGTCAGCGTCTGGGTGCCGAACAGCGTCGGGACGTGCATCTGGTCCAGAGTGCGGGTCCAGGAGCCGTCCTCATTGCGCACCGCGTCGGTGTAGCTGGTGTTGACCAGCAGCTTGAGCAGCGGCTCCAGGGCGTCGGCCACCGGGGTGTTGACGTCCTCACCTGTTGCGACGCTGAGCAATCCGGCGACCAGGCGGGCGGGCGCCAGCAGTGGCAACTGCTCCTGGGTGATCGTGGTGTAGATCGTGCCGTCGGGTGCGGTGTACAGCTTGGCGCCGACGCCCGACCCGTCGAGCAGCGACGCTCCCAGCGTGAGCGGCAACAGCGCCGCCATCGCCGAATTCGCCCATGCGACCGGGCTTCCCGTGACCGGTGCATCTGAAAGCAGGTCGTACTCCCAGGTGGTGTCGGTCTTGAGGATCGTCAACACGATGGGCTGGCCGTCGAGCGATTCCGCTACGGCGACCAGATTGCCCAGGTCGTCGAAGCTGAGGTCGGAGAGACTGAGTCCCTCCATCCCCTCGGGGAGGACGTCCTGGCGCTCGGGCGTCACCGGGTTGACGCCGGTGATCTCCTGATAGATCGGCGCAAACCGTGAGTAGAGTCCGCCGTTGGGCCGGCCCGGGTTGCGCAGGAGGTTCACCGTCAGGAGGGTCACGTCGATGACGCCGCCGGGAGTGATGTCGAGGGTCGGCAGATCGGTTGCCTCGGGATAGTCGGTTGCCGACAGTGGCTGAAGCAGCAGCCAGACGCCCGGTGCGGTTTGGATTCCGATGTACGTCGCCGCGTCCACCTTGACGAACGCCTTCGTCACGTCCTTGGTGACGGGATCGTTGGGGTCGGCGAAGACGATCTTGCGGGGTCCGGTCAGGGCGGGGCCGGCTTCCAGATCGCCGGCGCGGGCCTGGTCGATGAAGTTCTGGTAGCCCGCCCCGACCGCAATGGCACCGTCGCCGTAGCCGATGAAATTGGTGTTCGACAGGTAGGCCGTCCAGTTCACCAGCGGGGCGAGCGCCGCGGTGAGGTCGCCGCCGCCTGCCGTGTACGCGGCCAACGCGCCCAGGTCGATTCCGTCCAGCGAACTCGGTGATACCCACTGCCCCTGGGTCCAGTCCCGTCCGGTGACGGTGCCCGATGCCGGGTTGAACTTCGGAGGGAACCCCGACCAGTTCCCGCCGGTGGTGGTGGTCTGACTCGCCGATCCCACATCAAGCGGGTTGAACCACTTCACCCACACCGGGGCCAGTTGTTCTGCGGTGAACGTGGTACCCAGCCCCCAGCCCACCAGGCCCGCGGTGTTCTCGCGATCGTCGAGGATCGCATCGGTCACCGCGTCCGGGTCCGACGGCAATTGCGTCAGACCGGTGGACGGGATCCAACTCGGCAACCCCACCACATAGGTGGCTGCGTCCGCGATTGTTGGCGTCAGCCCCACCCCGACTGCCGCGGCGATCGCCGTGCCGGCGACGGCCGCCCTGGTGACCTTGTTGTGACGATGCTTCCCCATGCCTGCCCCTCTCAGGAAAAATTCAGCTACTCAGGGGGGAACTCTAAGGCGGCAAACTTCGATTGCGACGTCAGTCGATGGGGTGACGGCGCCGATTGGTTGCATATGCAACAATTTGAGATTGCTCTATCTGCAGTTGCCGGTGCGAATCTTATTATTAACCAAAATAGGTACCTGGCATGCAGACTTGAATTGCATGCATTGTGACCAGCACATATGACGGTATAAGTGCAGATAGCTCTGGTTGCGTAATTAACTTAATCACTGCAATCGTATTTGCGATATCGGAATTTCGACCGGTGTCGACCCCCTTCATCGAGTGGGCTGAATGCGGAGTTGCTAAGGGGTGGAGGATTTTGCTGGCAACCTAGAAAATATTGACCACGGCGAAACTGGGAACGTTGGGCGTGGCGCCCGCTGGATCGGATCGGTCGCCTCTACGGTGAGGCGATGCGGGTACTGCGGGTCGTTGCCGTCGTCCTGGTTCTCAGTCTGGGGATGGTTGCTCCGCAAGCCGCTGCGGACTGCACGGCCACGGGCTGTGACCTGCGTTCACGCATCGCGGCGGCGGACGCCTACCTGGCGTCGCGGCCCGGCACCGTCGGGTACGTCCTGCGCGACCGAGGCGCGGGTACGCGCTACGCCAACGCCAATGCCAACCAGATGATCTGGACCGCTTCCACCATCAAGCTGGCGATGGTGGTCGACCTGTTGACTCGGGAGCGTGCCGGGGCATTGCGCATGTCGGGTAATGATCGGCAGCTCATGGTGAACATGCTGCGGGACTCCGACAACGATGCGGCAGATTCGCTGTGGACCCGTTACGGCGGCCCGGATCACAAGGCGTTCAATGCGGGCTTCCCGCGCTACGGCATGACCGACCTGCGGCCGCAACCGGGATTCGGTGACATGTTCCCGTACTGGGGTTTCCAGAAATCGACCACCAACGATCTCGACCGGTTGATGAACTACACACTGACCCAACTGAATGCGCCCGATGCGGCCGCCGTGGCGGCCGAGATGCAACGGGTCGGCAGTGAACAGCAGTGGGGCGTGTGGGGTGCCGGGCCGTCGATGAGTCCCGGCAACAAGAACGGGTGGTCGCAGGAACAAGGGGGTTGGGTCGTCAACTCGGTCGGCTTCGCCGGACCCAATCAGCGCTACACGCTGGCCATCATGAACGGGCTCAACGGGCAGGGCGGCTACGACGACGGGGTCGCCACGACCACCCGGCTCAGCCAGATCCTGCTCGGGCCCACCGGGTGATCAAGACTGCGGGGCACAGCTATTCGGCCAGTGCCCGGTCGAACGCGGTGGCCAACTCTTGAAGGCTGTGTGGCTGGATGCGCTCGCCGTCGAGAAAGAACGTCGGCGTTCCCTGCACACCCAGTGCGCGCCCGTCGGCCACATCGAGTTGGACTCGGGCAGCGGTGGCGGGGTCGCGGTAGACCTTGTCGAATGCCGCCAGATCGAGGCCGAGTTCTCCTGCGAAGCCACGGAATACCTCGTCGGCCGGGGTCTGTTGCTCGCCCCACTGGCCTTGGGTCTCGAACATCTTCTTGTACATCGCCTCGAACCTGCCCTGTTGGGCCGCGGCTTCGACGGCGCGCGCCGCCCGTTCGGCGTTGTAGTGCGCGCCCATGGGGAAGTACCGGATGACGAAGTTCACCCGATCGCCGTACTCGGATCGCAGTTGCTCGATCGCCGGGTAGACCGCGCGACAGCCTTCGCATTCGAAATCGAGGAATTCCACGAAGGTGGCAGCACTGTCCGGCACGGAGCTCAGTCGGTGACTGTTATCGCGAACCAACTGGCCGGCGTCGGCGGTCGCAGCTTGCGGTGGCGTACCACGATCGCGAACTGACTGGTACACGAGAACGCCGACGGCCATCAACGCGATGACCAATGCGGTCAGCAGGATTCGGGTGTTGCGCGTCAACTGATCTGTACCTCACTCGAAGAGTGTCGAACCCCAGTAACCCGAGGTGTCACCGTCACGCAGCCCGGGCGGGCAGGCGAAGACAGCCGTCCCGGTGTGGGTGATGTATTCGTTGAGCAGGTCCTTGCGGGCCAGTTCCCGCTGCATGGGGATGAACTGCTTCTCGGGGCTGCGCACGAATGCGATGAAGAACAGGCCCGCGTCCAGGTGGCCGACGCCATCCGAACCGTCGGTGAAGTTGTAACCGCGACGCAGGATCTCGATGCCGCCCAGATGCTCGGGTGAGGCCAAACGCACATGCGCGGCCATGTCGATCTTCGGATTGCCCTTGCCGTCGGTGATCTCGAAGTTGAGCTCGTCGAACTCCTGCTGCAACCCAATGGGGGCGCCGCTGCCCTTCTGCCGGCCGAACACCCGCTCCTGCTCCAGAAGCGTGGTGCGGTCCCAGTTTTCGATCCGCATCCGGATCCGCCGAGTGATCAGATAGCTGCCGCCGGTGAGCCAGCCCGGTCCGTCTCCCTCGGCCACCCACACGCTCTGGTTGAGCTGATCTGTCTCGTCGGACCTGAGATTGTTCGTTCCGTCCTTGAA
Protein-coding regions in this window:
- the mfd gene encoding transcription-repair coupling factor encodes the protein MTAPGYNHVQTPIAGLVELALTDPSLQDVFRRAVDRPADLALVGPASARVLVAAGLAQQGPLLVVTATGREADDLTAELRGVFGDAVALFPSWETLPHERLSPGVETVGARLLLLRRLAHPDDETLGPPLRVVVTTTRSLLQPMAPDVVSTEPVTLAVGAEAEFEGVVARLVDLAYTRVDMVGKRGEFAVRGGILDIFPPTAEHPVRVEFWGDEISEIRMFAIADQRSIPEIPVQNVVAVPCRELLMTAEVRERAAVLSQEHPTHENSVPGSVPEMLAKLAEGIPVDGMEALLPLLHSVQPTTLTHHLPEGAPVLLCDPEKVRTRAGDLIKTGREFLEASWSTAAVGGDAPIDIEALGASGFVPFAQAREDAVAGGHPWWTLSQLPDGKATELDLRPSPSARSQQSLDEIFAMLRAHVATGGYAAVVTPGAGTAQRVVEQLGESDTPAAVLDPGVAPKAGVVGVLKGPMHDGVVLPGANLVIITETDLTGNRVTSSEGKRLAAKRRNVVDPLALTAGDLVVHDQHGIGKFVEMTERVVGGARREYLVLEYASAKRGGGSDRLYVPMDSLDQLSRYVGGEAPSLSKLGGSDWANTKTKARKAVREIASELVALYAKRQSAPGHAFGPDTPWQNEMEDAFGFTETIDQMTAITEVKSDMEKPVPMDRVICGDVGYGKTEIAVRAAFKAVQDGKQVAVLVPTTLLADQHLQTFTNRMAGFPVTVKGLSRFTDPAESRTTLAGMKDGSVDVVIGTHRLLQTGVTWKDLGLIIVDEEQRFGVEHKEHIKSMRTHVDVLTMSATPIPRTLEMSLAGIREMSTILTPPEERHPVLTYVGPHDDKQVAAALRRELLRDGQVFYIHNRVRTIDQAAARIRQMVPEARVVVAHGQMNEEALEKTVEGFWNREYDILVCTTIVETGLDISNANTLIVERADTFGLSQLHQLRGRVGRSRERGYAYMLYPPNSPLTETAYDRLATIAQNNELGAGMAVAMKDLEIRGAGNVLGAEQSGHVAGVGFDLYVRLVGEAVEAYRAVADGKTVATPQETKEVRVDLPVDAHLPPEYIGSDRLRLEGYRRLAAASDEDAVRAVVDELVDRYGPLPVEVQRLVAVARLRLLCREYGITEIGAVSASTIKLSPLVLPDSAQLRLKRMYPGAHYRATTSVVQVPIPRESDSIGSPRIRDLDIVQMVAGLVLVLHGKGQSDVDITKFSQVTGEV
- a CDS encoding nucleoside triphosphate pyrophosphohydrolase gives rise to the protein MTVVLVDPRRPSLVPVEAIEFLTGDVQYTEEMPIKVPWTLPAARPIYGDDEGDPAPVLLSSDPEHPAVKARLAAGDRLIAAPQAQAGERLVDAVAMMDRLRTDGPWESEQTHDSLRRYLLEETYEVFDAVRGGNADELREELGDVLLQVLFHARIAEDAPVHPFNIDDVADSLVRKLGNRVPAVLAGESISLDEQLAQWEERKAQEQKVKARASSMDDVPTGQPALALTQKVLARVAQAGLPADLVPAALTSVVIAADTDAENDLRSAVLEFMDTVRLVESDVAAGRRGEDVPEELDVAQLGSITEDEWRSYWPGAVVEDSAEDNSAEQDESASEPDEEGHPGD
- a CDS encoding PE-PPE domain-containing protein; protein product: MGKHRHNKVTRAAVAGTAIAAAVGVGLTPTIADAATYVVGLPSWIPSTGLTQLPSDPDAVTDAILDDRENTAGLVGWGLGTTFTAEQLAPVWVKWFNPLDVGSASQTTTTGGNWSGFPPKFNPASGTVTGRDWTQGQWVSPSSLDGIDLGALAAYTAGGGDLTAALAPLVNWTAYLSNTNFIGYGDGAIAVGAGYQNFIDQARAGDLEAGPALTGPRKIVFADPNDPVTKDVTKAFVKVDAATYIGIQTAPGVWLLLQPLSATDYPEATDLPTLDITPGGVIDVTLLTVNLLRNPGRPNGGLYSRFAPIYQEITGVNPVTPERQDVLPEGMEGLSLSDLSFDDLGNLVAVAESLDGQPIVLTILKTDTTWEYDLLSDAPVTGSPVAWANSAMAALLPLTLGASLLDGSGVGAKLYTAPDGTIYTTITQEQLPLLAPARLVAGLLSVATGEDVNTPVADALEPLLKLLVNTSYTDAVRNEDGSWTRTLDQMHVPTLFGTQTLTREQAALLAGDLLAELGRGVGSEYTDIVQRVTNRTVTFLEDNDIQVPTEIKTVAAKLATEPGKAIRTVSRQIGDDVSKVLTGIEAKLPEGPAPLSQQQLDNLQRPVGKVLAAANDATGGVVFDGATAALNDPIGVVTKTGKDVETTVTKQVTKTQKSLTHAQERANKVADKVKQGDLKGAVKQVGENVKNRVDRVKKDISNGVKKVSGKDKNDS